Proteins encoded together in one Variovorax paradoxus EPS window:
- a CDS encoding DUF1266 domain-containing protein encodes MGIRDTLGHALLDNEKLHFGTAETLTADEQWLVTLSAPLSAFNGDFVNAVATGKDEDELRGGIAEVWNVHDRESFEETARWLAEEGQRSTYLSTWQAIAAVDAATQSTPAVLRLVMDAWFPAFFQIKARKSLDYRALGAESGRSVTDLSQLVSGSPSWVNALRKHFKVSPSQISNLVAWDAVRLASLSRWAVQLGFIGREEFAGFAGALNPQVRAAYTDWSQVSAAYIAAGLIWRYSDAREEHLLRTNRMLLNDARSPYRSVPFR; translated from the coding sequence ATGGGCATCAGAGACACGCTCGGGCATGCGCTGCTCGACAACGAGAAGCTTCATTTCGGCACCGCGGAGACGCTCACGGCAGACGAGCAATGGCTGGTCACGCTCAGCGCGCCGCTGTCCGCGTTCAACGGCGATTTCGTGAATGCCGTGGCTACCGGGAAAGATGAAGACGAGTTGCGCGGCGGCATCGCCGAGGTCTGGAACGTGCACGATCGTGAGAGCTTCGAGGAAACGGCGCGGTGGCTGGCGGAGGAAGGACAGCGTTCGACCTATCTGTCCACCTGGCAGGCCATCGCCGCGGTCGATGCGGCGACCCAGAGCACGCCAGCCGTTCTGCGGCTGGTCATGGATGCGTGGTTTCCGGCGTTCTTCCAGATCAAAGCGCGCAAGAGCCTGGACTACCGCGCGCTGGGGGCGGAAAGCGGACGGTCGGTGACGGACCTGAGCCAACTGGTATCGGGCAGCCCGAGCTGGGTCAATGCCTTGCGCAAGCATTTCAAGGTTTCGCCGTCCCAGATCTCCAATCTGGTCGCCTGGGATGCCGTGCGGTTGGCGAGCCTTTCGCGTTGGGCGGTGCAGCTCGGCTTCATCGGACGCGAGGAGTTCGCCGGTTTCGCGGGCGCGTTGAACCCGCAGGTGCGCGCGGCGTATACCGATTGGTCGCAGGTAAGTGCCGCGTACATCGCCGCCGGCCTGATCTGGCGCTATTCCGACGCGCGCGAGGAACACCTGCTGCGCACGAACCGCATGCTGCTGAACGACGCCCGCAGCCCCTATCGCAGCGTGCCCTTTCGCTGA